The sequence below is a genomic window from Flammeovirga kamogawensis.
CTTTATTCAATGAAATAAAACAGAAATAAATACAAAATATATAAGCGGTAATACGTTTGTATATTGTTATGCTGTATAATCTAGGCGAGTGCATCTGCATAGTGCACGTTGGTACTAAATTTTTATTATTCAAGCACGGGTGATTCACCCGCAGAAAGTATTAGTTATTTTGTACCTCTATACTTGAAGTCGTGCGATTCGCACGGTTTAGTAAAATTATAAATTGAAACAGGAGTGAAGTCATATCAGTGTGAAGAATTAAATTAGTAGAAAGTATATTTTTCAACACAGAATTAGTCAAAAGGCTCTTCACTTTTCAAATAAGTTATTTTTCAAAAATGGTTTTGTTTTTCAACGTTCATCAAAAATTTAGAGTTCTCTCAATTAATGATGTTCACGTTAGGTAAAACTTTTAAGTATCTGTACTTTCAGTATTCAATTTAAAATTAAAAAATACACAGCATAACAATAACTAAATTAGCATATCGGTCGACGCGCCCTCTACGCAATTTAGTCAACTCGTTATGCTGTATAATCTAGGCGAGTGCATCTGCATAATGCACGTTGGTACTAAATTTTTGTTGTTCAAGCACGGGTGATTCACCCGCAGCGAACATTGGTTATTTTGTACCTCTATATTTGCAGTCGTGCGATTCGCACGGTTTAATAAAATTATAAATTGAAACAGGAGTGAAGCTATTTCAGTCAGAAGAATTAAATTAGTAGAAAGTAAATTTTTCAACACAGAATTAGTCCAAAGGCTATTTACTTTTCAAATAATTAAAGTTTAAAAAATGGTTTTGTTTTTCAACGTCCATCATAAATTTAGAGTTATCTCAATTAATGATGTTCACGTTTGGTAAAACTTTTAAGTATCAGTACTTTCAGTATTCAATTTAAATTTAAAAAATACACAGCATAACAATAACTAAATTAGCATATCGGTCGACGCGCCCTCTACGCAATTTAGTCAAACCGTTAGGCATCATAATCAAGGCTAGTGCATCTGCATAATGCACGTAGGTACTAAATTTTTATTATTCAAGCACGGGTGATTCACCCGCAGAGAGCATTAGTTATTTTGTACCTCTATATTTGCAGTCGTGCGATTCGCACGGTTTAATAAAATTATAAATTGAAACAGGAGTGAAGCTATTTCAGTCAGAAGAATTAAATTAGGAGAAAGGAAATTTTTCAACACAGAATTAGTCAAAAGGCTATTTACTTTTCAAATAAGTACTGTTTAAAAAGATTGTTTTGTTTTTCAACGTTCATCAAAAATTTAGAGTTCTCTCAATTAATGATGTTCACGTTTGGTAAAACTTTTAAGCTTCAGTACTTTCAGTTTATAATTAGAAATTAAAAAAAATACGCTGCCTAACATCAACTAAATTAGCATATCGGTCGACGCGCCCTCTACGCAATTTAGTCAACCCGTTAGGCATTATAAAACGAAGCAAACAAAAAGATGAAAAACTTATTAATCTTAATTGTAATAATCATTATTGGTTATTTATCATACAATATCTTCATTGGAAAACGAAAAACATATCCGAAATTTGAGATGGCAGATGTATCAAAACATATGATTAAAAATGAGAAAATGAAAAATTATAATTTTCTAGTTGACATGCGTTCTGATTCTTATTTTCCATCATTCCTAGTTGATAAATGTGAAAATGTATTAATTGAATTATGCTTGAATATTGAGAAGGAGAAGCCTCAAAACCTAAAACATTTATATAAATTAACTCATTATGCAACTGACAAAATTAATAGTCTTGAAGATGAGTTCTTTGAAAATGGTAGTGAAATTGAAACAGCTGCCCGTGAAACATTTGCAATGGATTTTGGAGAAATAGCTAAAGCATATTCTTTTGAAGAAGCTAATATTGAAGATTTAATAAGTACAAGAACTTGGTGAAAAATGCCTAACATCAGCTAATCTCCATCCATCGGGTGACACACCCGCTGGCCGTAGTTTAGCAATTTCGTTATGCTGTATAATCTAGGCGAGTGCATCTGCATAATGCACGTTGGTACTAAATTTTTATTATTCAAGCACGGGTGACTCACCCGCAGAGAACATTAGTTGTTTTGTACCTCTATATTTGCAGTCGTGCGATTCGCATGGTTTAGTAAAATTATAAATTGAAACAGGAGTGAAGTCAAATCATTGTGAAGAATTAAATTAGGAGAAAGGAAATTTTTCAACACAGAATTAGTCAAAAGGCAATTCACTTTTCAAATAAGTTATTTTTCAAAAATGGTTTTGTTTTTCAACGTTCATCAAAAATTTAGAGTTCTCTCAATTAATGATGTTCACGTATGGTAAAACTTTTAAGTATCTGTACTTTCAGTATTCAATTTAAAATTAAAAAATACACAGCATAACAATAACTAAATTAGCATATCGGTCGACGCGCCCTCTACGCAATTTAGTCAACCCGTTGTGCGTCATTAAGGACAAAAAATGAATAACTATAGAAAAATCATAGATAAATTTAGGTCAAGCAAAGAGGAGTTGTTATTGATTGACTTTAGATGTATTCATAATGGAAAAGAAGCTTATGGAGAAAGTGGAGATAGAAATTACCTGAATAGGAAGAATCTAATTTTAGAATTATATGGGAAATATTTTGCAGAGGACAAACCACTAATAAAATGGCTATTACAAGAAGAGTTGAAAGGGTTTGAATTTAATATACCTGTTTACACAACAGACTTATGTGCCTTTATGCTTTATAAGTATATGACAGCTGAAGATGTTTATGATTTGTATTATGCCAAATTTGGTGCAGGTTCTGACCATCAAGCTTATGTAGATATAGAATTGATTTTTGGACTGAATATAGATGAAACTAAAACATTCTTAAAAAATGAGCATACACAAAGAGAACTGAACAATGAAATACTTGAGGCTATTGAATGGTACAAATCTAATCAAGATGCTAAATTTAGAAGTAGAAAAGAATATATTAAGTATTTCGAGACTAAAAAAATTGAAGTTATTAAGTACGACTTAGAATCATAATAATACATCTAAGGTTGTATATCATAAAACAGAACGAATAAATGAGGTATCAAGAAATACGAGCTGAATTTGATAAAGAAACAGTGACGGTGTATCAAGCATACAATAAAAATATCGCATTATCTGCAATCAGAAATAACAAGTTTGAAAAGCCATTTTCATTTAATCGAATGACTTGGATTAAACCATCTTTTCTTTGGTTAATGGAAAGAAGTAATTGGGGAAATAAATCTAATCAAGATTATATTTTAAAAATTAAGATTAAAAGAGAATGTTGGGAAAGAGCATTATCTATTGGAGTATTAACAGACCCTGACAAGCAAGTATATTCAACTGGCTATGAATGGGAAAAGCAATTTAAAGAAGCGAAAGTTCATATACAATGGGATCCAGAAAGGACTTTAAAAGGTGGAAAATTGAAAGAGAGAACTATTCAAGTAGGAATTAGTAGATATTTAATAGAAGAGTATAATAATGATTGGATTAGTGAAATAGATGACCTAACACCTATAGTAAAAAAAATGAATCAATTGCGTAGAGCTGGTAAATATAAAGAAATGAAAAGATTATTGCCTAACGAAAAATTATATCCATTAAACAAAGAAATTGAAAAGAGAATTGGTGTAAGATAACGAGCGCACAACACCACCTAAACTGCATTAAAACGCAGCTTAGCCAAAACGTTACAGGCAAGGCTGGGAAGAAATCATCGCCCATATCTAATATTCCATAGTCCATCCCAACCCGCAAACAGCACATTTACAAATCGCACAGGCTAACACACAATCCAAAATTTGTAAAAGAGCTGTTTAGTCCTATCGCACCATTACATATAAGTTATAACTTTGCAACATGAAAATTGAAGACAAACTAAAGCAAAGAGACATCAAACCAACAGCAATGCGTGAGTTGGTGTATGAAGTATTGGATAAAAACAAGAAAGCCTTAAGCCTTTATGAAATTGAAAAGCAATTTGATAATGTAGAACGCTCAACAATTTTCAGAACCCTAAAGACTTTTCAAGACCATTTGCTTATTCATAGCGTCGACGATGGTACTGGTGCAGTGAAGTATGCACTTTGCGACGATGATTGTACTTGTCAACCCGATGACCTTCATGTCCATTTCCTTTGTAACAAATGTGGACAAACCCATTGTTTGCGCGATATGTCTATTCCTAAAATGGATTTGCCGAAATCATTCTCCTTTGAAAGTGCCAATTTTGTAGTAAAGGGAACTTGCTCAAACTGCAAATGAAAACTTTGCACTACTGTTGCATGTGAATCGGCCTTAGATTTGTAGTATAATTTAAAAATCAGAACTATGGCAACATACTTATTCACTTTTTATTGCACTTTTCTTGTAGTCCTTTTTGTAATGCCAAGTTACAGAACCTACAAAAAGACAGGCATAAACCCGTTCAAATTTACTAAAGATGAAACCGCAATTAACTATGTTGGAAAAGCTTATAAAATTATCTCGGCAATAGCATTTATTACTATTACCCTAAATGCTTTTCTGCCTAGAGCAATGCAGTATTTGGCAACAATAGAATATTTAAAATCAGACATTATCGTTTGGATAG
It includes:
- a CDS encoding Fur family transcriptional regulator: MKIEDKLKQRDIKPTAMRELVYEVLDKNKKALSLYEIEKQFDNVERSTIFRTLKTFQDHLLIHSVDDGTGAVKYALCDDDCTCQPDDLHVHFLCNKCGQTHCLRDMSIPKMDLPKSFSFESANFVVKGTCSNCK
- a CDS encoding DUF5713 family protein, with product MKNLLILIVIIIIGYLSYNIFIGKRKTYPKFEMADVSKHMIKNEKMKNYNFLVDMRSDSYFPSFLVDKCENVLIELCLNIEKEKPQNLKHLYKLTHYATDKINSLEDEFFENGSEIETAARETFAMDFGEIAKAYSFEEANIEDLISTRTW
- a CDS encoding DUF4291 domain-containing protein, which gives rise to MRYQEIRAEFDKETVTVYQAYNKNIALSAIRNNKFEKPFSFNRMTWIKPSFLWLMERSNWGNKSNQDYILKIKIKRECWERALSIGVLTDPDKQVYSTGYEWEKQFKEAKVHIQWDPERTLKGGKLKERTIQVGISRYLIEEYNNDWISEIDDLTPIVKKMNQLRRAGKYKEMKRLLPNEKLYPLNKEIEKRIGVR